From a single Bacillus pseudomycoides DSM 12442 genomic region:
- a CDS encoding CYTH domain-containing protein, which produces MTQEIEIEFKNMVTEEEFQALCDVFSIESFTKQVNHYFETPHFSLKAAGSALRIRHKDGAYTLTLKQPAEIGLLETHQPLTAREAQLMMETNGLIPGPVADQLHALQIPVSTLAYMGSLTTERAETTFKGGTLVFDHSFYYNHDDYELEYEVQDEAAGKADFLNLLNKYHIPVRHTKNKVQRFFLAKQNKAR; this is translated from the coding sequence ATGACACAAGAAATTGAAATTGAATTTAAAAATATGGTCACAGAAGAAGAATTTCAAGCATTATGCGATGTGTTTTCTATCGAATCATTTACAAAACAAGTGAATCATTACTTTGAAACACCTCATTTTTCTTTAAAAGCAGCAGGCTCTGCTCTTCGTATTCGTCATAAAGACGGAGCTTATACATTAACTTTAAAACAACCAGCTGAAATTGGGTTACTGGAAACTCATCAACCTTTAACAGCACGAGAAGCACAACTAATGATGGAAACAAACGGGCTCATTCCAGGCCCTGTAGCAGATCAACTACATGCCCTGCAAATCCCTGTTTCTACTTTAGCTTATATGGGAAGCTTAACAACAGAACGAGCAGAAACTACATTTAAGGGCGGCACACTTGTATTTGATCATAGTTTCTATTACAATCACGATGATTATGAACTTGAATATGAAGTACAAGATGAAGCAGCGGGCAAAGCTGATTTCCTCAATTTATTGAACAAATACCATATACCTGTTCGCCATACAAAAAATAAAGTGCAACGCTTTTTTCTTGCCAAACAAAACAAAGCACGCTAA
- a CDS encoding competence protein CoiA: protein MFVARRENGGKVHLLESCNEKELLAMRKKERFFCPICRREVQLKLGKQKRWHFAHKKLNQCLVSFEPESAYHMRGKDQLYRWLKSQGFHVKIEHYLPEIRQRPDLFIEMKGRRIAIEYQCASLSTEQLLKRTRSYWEIGIQIIWILGGNQLKRHSAYWISLSSFHFLCIQSYPQPSLLFFCPNKKSFLKCELLTPFSAKVYFSQIMYFPVRTVTFEKLFCQAPITKERLEREWQNKKTYFRTNVLPIWNYSHKLLLHLLYQYHLSPSCFPSEIGVPLPSAFAFQTHPFVWQALLCIDFIGKFKIGEYFSLHAVFYYVNKKRSIQRRTLPYFSQHVWQLAIVEYVTFLCKVGMIEKVDVHKYRKIRRFMMPKTEGEIKEYDAICLSHALSLFETKYNMGKGKADIIKEYPEGIT, encoded by the coding sequence ATGTTTGTTGCAAGGAGAGAAAATGGAGGGAAAGTTCACCTTCTTGAAAGCTGCAATGAAAAGGAGCTACTTGCAATGCGAAAGAAGGAACGCTTTTTTTGCCCGATTTGCAGGCGAGAGGTGCAGCTCAAGTTAGGGAAGCAAAAGAGATGGCATTTTGCTCATAAAAAATTAAATCAGTGCCTCGTTTCATTTGAGCCTGAATCCGCTTATCATATGCGCGGGAAGGACCAGTTATATAGATGGCTCAAGTCGCAAGGATTTCATGTAAAAATCGAACATTACCTCCCAGAGATTCGCCAAAGACCCGATCTGTTTATTGAAATGAAAGGAAGACGGATTGCAATTGAATATCAATGCGCCTCTTTATCCACTGAGCAGTTATTAAAACGAACGCGTTCCTATTGGGAAATAGGGATACAAATCATTTGGATATTAGGTGGAAATCAACTGAAAAGGCACTCTGCTTATTGGATCTCATTATCCTCGTTTCATTTTCTCTGCATACAATCTTATCCTCAGCCTTCACTTCTCTTTTTTTGTCCAAATAAAAAATCATTTCTGAAATGCGAACTTCTTACCCCGTTTTCTGCAAAGGTTTATTTTTCACAGATCATGTATTTCCCGGTACGTACCGTTACTTTTGAGAAACTCTTTTGCCAAGCACCAATTACGAAAGAACGATTGGAGCGGGAATGGCAGAATAAAAAGACCTACTTTCGAACGAATGTCCTTCCAATATGGAATTATAGTCATAAATTACTTTTACATCTTCTATATCAATATCACCTTTCTCCCTCTTGTTTTCCATCTGAAATTGGTGTTCCTCTTCCATCTGCATTTGCATTTCAAACACATCCTTTTGTATGGCAGGCTCTTCTTTGTATAGACTTTATTGGCAAATTTAAAATTGGAGAATATTTTTCATTACATGCTGTTTTTTACTATGTAAATAAAAAGCGTAGTATTCAGAGGCGCACGTTACCATATTTTTCGCAACATGTATGGCAATTGGCAATCGTAGAGTATGTAACGTTTTTATGTAAAGTAGGAATGATTGAAAAGGTGGATGTGCATAAGTACCGAAAAATAAGGCGATTTATGATGCCGAAAACAGAAGGGGAAATCAAAGAATACGATGCGATTTGTTTGTCGCATGCGCTATCTTTATTCGAAACAAAGTACAACATGGGAAAAGGAAAAGCGGATATAATAAAGGAGTATCCTGAAGGAATTACATAA
- the mecA gene encoding adaptor protein MecA — protein sequence MDIERINDHTMKFFITYVDIEDRGFNREEIWSSRERSEQLFWEMMDEARDHDDFFIDGPLWIQVQAMDKGIEVLVTKAQLSKDGQKLELPIGLDKIIDIPLDERIESLFQQELEEEMEAGTNFNEDGTFGFLIKFDDFEDVISLSHRLIFEDIKDELYSFEDRYYVYVEFDEVLHDEEEIDRILSIILEYGEESTLTVHRVSEYGKQVVKERALETIRSHFSPKT from the coding sequence TTGGACATTGAAAGAATTAACGATCATACGATGAAGTTTTTTATTACGTACGTTGATATAGAAGATAGAGGGTTTAATCGAGAAGAGATTTGGTCCAGTCGTGAACGAAGCGAACAATTGTTTTGGGAAATGATGGATGAAGCTCGCGATCATGATGATTTCTTTATTGATGGGCCACTATGGATCCAAGTACAAGCGATGGATAAAGGCATTGAAGTACTTGTAACGAAAGCACAGCTTTCAAAAGATGGACAAAAATTAGAATTACCAATAGGTCTAGATAAAATCATTGATATTCCTCTAGATGAGCGGATTGAATCACTATTTCAACAAGAGTTAGAGGAAGAGATGGAAGCGGGAACAAACTTTAACGAAGATGGAACATTTGGTTTTTTAATTAAATTTGATGATTTTGAAGACGTTATTTCGTTAAGTCATCGTCTTATATTTGAAGATATAAAAGATGAATTGTATTCGTTTGAAGACCGCTATTATGTATATGTTGAATTTGATGAAGTGCTACACGATGAAGAAGAAATTGACCGTATTTTAAGTATTATTTTAGAATATGGGGAAGAGTCTACTTTAACGGTTCACCGTGTAAGTGAGTACGGTAAACAGGTTGTTAAAGAACGCGCACTTGAGACGATTCGCAGTCATTTTTCTCCTAAAACGTAG
- a CDS encoding RluA family pseudouridine synthase has protein sequence MRRFTLKWCMTEAEKGMLIREFLKTKGISKAALTDIKFQGGAIEVDGKHATVRHVLQAEEVLQVFFPVEERSEGMLAENIPLTVLYEDESVMVINKEPYMSTIPSREHPAGSVANALLYHYDRQNLASTVHIVTRLDRDTSGLMLIAKNRFIHHLLSKQHQQKQVQRTYEAIVHGELLEESGTIDAPIGRKGDSIIERMVCEDGQKAVTHFQVMERFPDKTRVSLQLETGRTHQIRVHMAYLGHPLLGDDLYGGSKSQMKRQALHSTSLTFYHPILEKQMKFHADVPEDMKELLK, from the coding sequence TTGAGAAGATTTACATTAAAATGGTGTATGACAGAAGCAGAGAAGGGAATGCTCATTCGGGAATTTCTAAAAACGAAAGGGATTTCTAAAGCTGCTTTGACAGATATAAAGTTTCAAGGTGGGGCAATTGAAGTTGACGGTAAGCATGCGACGGTTCGGCACGTATTACAGGCCGAGGAAGTATTGCAAGTGTTTTTTCCGGTTGAGGAGAGAAGTGAAGGAATGCTGGCTGAAAATATTCCACTGACTGTCCTGTATGAGGATGAATCCGTAATGGTAATCAATAAAGAACCATACATGTCAACCATTCCGTCAAGGGAACATCCGGCAGGAAGTGTTGCGAATGCGCTTCTTTATCATTATGACAGGCAGAATCTTGCAAGTACGGTGCATATTGTAACGAGACTGGACCGTGATACGTCAGGACTTATGCTTATTGCGAAAAACCGTTTCATTCACCATCTTTTATCAAAACAGCATCAGCAAAAGCAAGTGCAACGAACATATGAAGCAATCGTTCATGGAGAATTGCTAGAAGAGTCGGGAACGATTGATGCGCCAATTGGAAGAAAAGGCGATAGCATTATTGAACGAATGGTATGTGAAGACGGTCAAAAAGCAGTTACGCATTTTCAGGTGATGGAGAGATTTCCTGATAAAACAAGAGTCTCACTGCAGTTAGAAACAGGAAGAACACATCAAATTCGTGTACATATGGCATATTTAGGCCATCCGCTATTAGGGGATGACTTGTATGGGGGAAGTAAGTCGCAGATGAAACGACAAGCGCTTCATAGTACGAGTTTAACCTTCTATCATCCTATTTTAGAAAAACAGATGAAATTTCATGCGGATGTGCCAGAAGATATGAAAGAATTATTAAAATAA
- the prpE gene encoding bis(5'-nucleosyl)-tetraphosphatase PrpE translates to MKYDIIGDIHGCLEEFQTLTAQLGYNWDSGLPVHPEKRQLAFVGDITDRGPASLKMIEIVWELVINKKEAYYAPGNHCNKLYRFFIGRNVTIAHGLETTVAEYETLQTREQKIVQKKFIDLYEQSPLYHVLDNKKLIVCHAGIRQDYIGRSDKKVQTFVLYGDITGEKHPDGSPVRRDWAKHYEGEAWIVYGHTPVAEPRFVNHTVNIDTGAVFGGKLTGLRYPEMETISVPSSMPFVPEKFRPIT, encoded by the coding sequence ATGAAGTACGATATTATCGGAGATATCCATGGCTGTTTAGAAGAGTTTCAAACATTAACAGCGCAGCTCGGTTATAACTGGGATAGCGGTCTTCCTGTCCATCCAGAGAAGAGACAACTTGCTTTTGTCGGAGATATTACTGACCGTGGCCCGGCATCCCTAAAAATGATTGAAATTGTATGGGAGCTTGTAATAAATAAAAAAGAAGCTTATTACGCTCCGGGAAATCATTGTAATAAGTTGTACCGATTTTTCATCGGACGTAACGTAACAATCGCACACGGATTAGAAACAACTGTCGCTGAATATGAAACCCTTCAAACTCGCGAACAAAAAATAGTACAGAAAAAATTTATCGATCTTTACGAACAGTCACCTCTCTATCATGTGCTTGATAACAAAAAACTCATCGTCTGTCACGCTGGTATTCGCCAAGATTATATCGGAAGAAGTGATAAGAAAGTCCAAACTTTCGTATTGTATGGGGACATTACTGGAGAAAAACATCCTGATGGTTCACCTGTCCGCCGTGATTGGGCGAAGCATTATGAAGGAGAAGCTTGGATTGTGTATGGTCACACTCCTGTGGCAGAACCTCGTTTTGTCAATCATACGGTAAATATTGATACAGGAGCTGTTTTTGGCGGGAAACTGACAGGGCTGCGCTATCCAGAGATGGAGACGATTTCAGTTCCTTCTTCGATGCCGTTTGTGCCTGAGAAATTTCGTCCAATTACATAA
- the cls gene encoding cardiolipin synthase produces the protein MKNTLKLLFFFLGLFAVFVSLRMVIDVAFYSDVIGIKDISFLGIISIVFTISAFLIGCVIFLENRHPSKTLTWLIVLGIFPVFGFFAYLLFGQNFRRKRMFQKKALLDEQAFLQYKGHEDYQERILQNHKHQELLFHLADRLGALNISFQTETKVLTNGDETFQAILAGLQKAKHHIHMEYYIVRDDKLGTQIKDILIQKAQEGVTVRFLYDAVGSFKLSNAYIDELNDAGVEMIPFFPVRFPILNDKINYRNHRKIVVIDGNEGFVGGLNIGDEYLGKNKYFGFWRDTHLYLRGEAVQSLQLIFVQDWFYMTGEAVLAPEYLQAEAVDGDHWGGVQLVAGGPDNKWETIKHLYFAMIASARKSIWIATPYFIPDDDILSALKVAALAGIDVRLLMPSKPDKRTVFYASRSYFPELLDAGVKVYEYEKGFLHSKIVIVDSDLASIGTANMDMRSFHLNFEVNAFLYDTDSIRKLVKDFEEDLQESSEIHVDHFHKRRLHRRIVESAYRLLSPLL, from the coding sequence ATGAAAAATACATTAAAGTTACTTTTCTTTTTTCTAGGTTTATTCGCAGTGTTTGTTTCGTTACGAATGGTTATTGATGTAGCATTTTATTCGGATGTTATAGGTATAAAAGATATTTCGTTTTTAGGAATTATAAGTATTGTATTTACTATTTCTGCATTTTTAATTGGCTGTGTTATTTTCTTGGAAAATCGGCATCCATCTAAAACATTGACATGGTTAATTGTACTCGGTATTTTTCCTGTATTTGGTTTCTTTGCGTATTTATTGTTTGGACAAAACTTCCGCAGAAAACGAATGTTTCAAAAGAAGGCTCTTTTGGATGAACAAGCTTTCTTACAGTACAAAGGACATGAAGATTATCAAGAACGCATTTTACAGAATCATAAACATCAAGAACTGCTATTTCATTTAGCAGATCGGCTTGGTGCGTTAAATATTTCATTTCAGACAGAAACAAAAGTGTTAACGAATGGGGATGAAACGTTTCAAGCAATTTTAGCAGGATTGCAAAAAGCGAAGCATCATATCCATATGGAATATTATATTGTACGTGATGACAAGCTTGGTACACAAATTAAAGACATTTTAATTCAGAAGGCGCAGGAAGGTGTTACCGTCCGTTTTTTATATGATGCGGTTGGAAGTTTTAAGCTGTCAAATGCTTATATTGATGAATTAAACGATGCAGGTGTCGAGATGATTCCTTTCTTTCCAGTGCGTTTTCCGATTTTGAACGATAAAATTAATTATCGAAATCATCGGAAAATCGTTGTCATTGATGGAAATGAAGGTTTTGTGGGCGGACTGAATATTGGTGATGAGTATTTAGGGAAAAATAAATATTTTGGATTTTGGCGAGATACGCATTTGTATTTACGAGGTGAGGCCGTTCAAAGCCTGCAGCTCATATTCGTACAAGACTGGTTTTATATGACAGGGGAAGCAGTATTAGCACCTGAATATTTACAGGCGGAAGCAGTGGATGGAGATCATTGGGGCGGTGTCCAACTTGTCGCAGGTGGGCCAGATAATAAATGGGAGACAATTAAGCATCTTTATTTTGCAATGATCGCTTCGGCAAGGAAGTCTATATGGATTGCTACACCTTATTTTATTCCAGATGATGATATTTTATCTGCATTAAAAGTAGCAGCTCTTGCGGGCATTGATGTCCGTTTATTAATGCCGAGTAAACCGGATAAACGAACGGTGTTTTATGCATCAAGGTCTTATTTTCCGGAGTTATTAGATGCAGGGGTAAAGGTATACGAATATGAAAAAGGTTTCCTTCACAGTAAAATTGTCATTGTCGATTCTGATTTAGCATCAATTGGGACAGCGAATATGGATATGAGAAGCTTTCATTTAAACTTTGAGGTGAATGCCTTTTTATATGATACGGATAGTATTCGAAAGCTTGTTAAGGATTTTGAGGAGGATTTACAAGAATCCAGTGAAATTCATGTGGATCATTTTCATAAACGCCGCCTTCATAGGCGAATTGTAGAATCGGCATATCGTTTATTATCACCTTTATTATGA
- a CDS encoding ClpXP adapter SpxH family protein, translating to MDKQEAKHMRIPSLSKCEHKSVEAYLFIDPLCKDCWEIEPVIIKLWLEYGKYFSIRHILTGKVEGAIASPHKWNKPANIRFVWEKTTSLHGFSCDGKVHMQDASSTPYLVSMAIKAAELQGRKAGSKFLRKLQEYIFLENISKPDLQSLLACAQQSGIDVEEFKKDLHSISAKKAFQCDLKFTNEMHITEIPSLVFFHANSDEEGIKIAGIYSYDVYVQLLKEIVKCDIEPAPLPPLEFLLEMVQFMSSKEIAFIYNCSEQEIERELKKLSLKRKVRMIEVKCERYWKWIAKEKDLV from the coding sequence ATGGATAAACAGGAAGCAAAGCATATGCGCATTCCTTCTCTTTCCAAATGCGAACATAAATCTGTGGAAGCCTATTTGTTTATTGATCCACTTTGCAAAGATTGCTGGGAAATCGAACCAGTCATCATTAAATTATGGCTCGAATACGGAAAATATTTTTCGATTCGGCACATATTAACCGGCAAAGTGGAAGGGGCAATCGCCTCCCCACACAAATGGAATAAACCTGCTAATATTCGATTTGTGTGGGAAAAGACAACAAGTTTGCACGGCTTTTCATGCGATGGAAAAGTACATATGCAGGACGCCTCATCTACACCGTATTTAGTTTCTATGGCAATTAAAGCAGCTGAGTTGCAAGGTCGAAAAGCAGGTTCGAAATTTTTACGGAAACTTCAAGAATACATTTTTCTTGAAAATATATCAAAACCAGATTTGCAATCACTACTTGCATGCGCACAGCAAAGCGGCATTGATGTAGAGGAATTTAAAAAAGATTTGCATTCGATTAGTGCAAAAAAAGCATTTCAGTGCGATTTAAAGTTCACAAACGAAATGCACATTACCGAAATCCCTTCTCTCGTATTCTTTCATGCAAATTCAGATGAAGAGGGCATTAAAATTGCAGGAATTTATTCGTATGATGTGTACGTACAACTCTTAAAAGAAATTGTAAAATGTGACATTGAGCCAGCACCTTTACCACCACTGGAATTCTTATTAGAAATGGTCCAATTTATGTCATCAAAAGAAATTGCATTTATTTATAACTGCTCAGAGCAAGAAATAGAACGAGAACTAAAAAAATTGTCATTGAAAAGAAAAGTACGAATGATTGAAGTGAAATGCGAACGTTATTGGAAATGGATTGCAAAAGAAAAAGACCTGGTGTAA
- a CDS encoding NAD kinase produces MKFAIMSKGDQSSNALASTMTGYLQDFGFTMDEAEPDIVISVGGDGTLLYAFHRYYNRLDETAFVGVHTGHLGFYADWLPTEVEKLVIAIAKTPFQVVEYPLLEVIIRYVNGSKESQYLAMNEATVKSAEGTLVTEVEIRGEYFETFRGDGLCISTPSGSTAYNKALGGAIIHPSIEAIQIAEMASINNRVFRTVGSPLVLPKHHTCVLKPSAGMNLQITVDHLTMVHQDVKSIQYRVANEKVRFVRFRPFPFWKRVRDSFVAGE; encoded by the coding sequence ATGAAATTTGCAATTATGTCAAAGGGAGATCAATCATCAAACGCACTTGCAAGTACAATGACAGGTTACTTGCAAGATTTTGGGTTTACAATGGATGAGGCGGAACCCGATATTGTAATTTCTGTTGGGGGGGATGGGACGCTCTTATACGCGTTTCATCGTTACTATAATCGATTAGATGAGACAGCTTTTGTTGGTGTACATACGGGACATTTAGGGTTCTATGCAGATTGGTTGCCAACAGAAGTAGAAAAACTTGTGATTGCAATTGCGAAAACACCGTTTCAAGTGGTGGAATATCCGCTTTTAGAAGTCATTATTCGCTATGTGAATGGAAGTAAGGAATCACAGTATTTAGCAATGAATGAAGCGACAGTAAAAAGCGCAGAAGGAACATTAGTAACAGAGGTGGAAATTCGCGGAGAATATTTTGAAACGTTCCGCGGGGACGGTCTTTGTATTTCTACTCCTTCTGGAAGTACAGCCTATAATAAAGCGCTAGGCGGAGCAATCATTCATCCTTCGATTGAAGCGATACAAATTGCGGAAATGGCTTCGATTAATAACCGTGTGTTCCGTACAGTCGGTTCACCGCTTGTTTTACCGAAGCACCATACATGTGTTTTAAAGCCATCGGCAGGAATGAATTTACAAATTACGGTCGATCATTTAACGATGGTTCATCAAGACGTAAAGTCAATTCAATACCGCGTTGCAAACGAGAAGGTGAGATTCGTTCGTTTTCGCCCATTCCCATTTTGGAAACGTGTTCGCGATTCGTTCGTTGCGGGTGAATAG
- a CDS encoding GTP pyrophosphokinase produces the protein MNRNWEEFLAPYHQAVAELKVKLKGMRSQFTMLTEHSPIEFVTGRVKSVASIIDKAEKRNVPLDRLGEEMQDIAGLRMMCQFVDEIKPVVEYLRKRNDFEIVEERDYVTQKKESGYRSYHVVISYPVQTICGEKKVLVEIQIRTLAMNFWATIEHSLNYKYSGRFPEDIKVRLQRAAEAAFLLDEEMSSIRLEIQEAQKVFSRKQEAKESES, from the coding sequence ATGAATCGTAATTGGGAAGAATTTTTAGCGCCGTACCACCAAGCGGTGGCAGAGCTAAAAGTGAAATTAAAAGGAATGCGTTCTCAGTTTACAATGTTAACAGAACACTCTCCGATCGAGTTTGTAACAGGTCGGGTAAAGTCGGTTGCAAGTATTATTGATAAGGCGGAAAAGAGAAATGTACCGCTTGACCGACTCGGAGAAGAAATGCAGGACATCGCTGGTCTTCGGATGATGTGTCAATTTGTTGATGAGATTAAGCCTGTTGTCGAATATCTTCGAAAACGAAATGACTTTGAAATTGTGGAAGAACGAGATTATGTGACGCAAAAGAAAGAAAGTGGTTATCGTTCATATCACGTTGTAATTAGTTATCCTGTTCAAACGATTTGTGGAGAGAAAAAAGTATTAGTTGAAATTCAAATTCGAACATTAGCAATGAATTTTTGGGCAACAATTGAGCATTCTTTAAATTACAAATATAGTGGGCGTTTTCCAGAAGATATTAAAGTGCGCCTTCAGCGTGCGGCAGAAGCAGCATTTTTATTAGATGAAGAAATGTCTTCGATTCGTCTTGAAATTCAAGAAGCACAAAAGGTTTTTTCGCGCAAACAAGAAGCGAAAGAATCCGAATCATAA
- the pepF gene encoding oligoendopeptidase F: MSNQKTAKTLPDRSEIEEMNTWRLEDVFQTDEEWEKEFQAVKELLPKLTEFKGKLGDSADSLLAALQYEDEVSMRLGKLYTYAHMRYDQDTTNSAYQALNDRATNLYSQASSSMAYIVPEILTISEEQLQSFLQENKELSVYEHALEEITRQRPHVLSEAEEALLAEASEVMSASSNTFGMLNNADLKFPSIKDENGEEVEVTHGRYIQFLESDDRRVRHDAFHAVFETYGKYKNTFASTLSGAVKRNNFNARVRKYDSARQAALSNNNIPETVYDQLVETVNDNLHLLHRYIDIRKRALGLDELHMYDLYTPLVPEVKMNVKYEEAQEILLKSLNVLGDEYVEILKEAYENRWVDVYENKGKRSGAYSSGAYGTNPYILMNWHDNVNNLFTLAHEFGHSVHSYYTRKTQPHVYGDYSIFVAEVASTCNEAILNDYLLKTTEDKKERLYLLNHYLEGFRGTVFRQTMFAEFEHIIHKKVQEGHAVTPDMLTEIYYDLNKRYFGDALVIDKEIGLEWSRIPHFYYNYYVYQYATGFSAATALSKQILEEGQPAVERYTNEFLKAGSSDYPIEVLKKAGVDMASPEPVKEALQVFEEKLNELEALLFEGK; this comes from the coding sequence ATGTCTAATCAAAAAACAGCAAAAACATTGCCAGACCGCAGTGAGATTGAAGAAATGAACACATGGCGTTTGGAAGATGTTTTCCAAACTGATGAAGAATGGGAAAAAGAATTTCAAGCAGTAAAAGAATTACTACCAAAGTTAACTGAATTTAAGGGGAAACTTGGTGATTCTGCGGATTCATTATTAGCGGCTTTACAATATGAAGATGAAGTCTCAATGAGATTAGGAAAATTATATACATATGCTCATATGCGTTACGATCAAGATACAACAAATTCTGCTTATCAAGCGCTAAATGATCGAGCAACAAACTTATATTCTCAAGCGTCCAGCAGCATGGCGTATATCGTTCCTGAAATTTTAACAATTTCAGAAGAACAATTACAGTCGTTCTTACAAGAAAATAAAGAATTAAGTGTGTATGAACATGCGTTAGAAGAAATTACACGTCAGCGTCCGCATGTACTGTCAGAGGCGGAAGAAGCGTTGTTAGCAGAAGCATCTGAAGTTATGAGTGCATCAAGTAATACATTTGGTATGCTTAATAATGCGGACTTAAAATTCCCATCTATTAAAGATGAAAATGGTGAAGAAGTAGAAGTAACACATGGCCGTTATATTCAATTTTTAGAAAGTGATGATCGTCGTGTTCGTCATGATGCATTCCATGCTGTTTTTGAAACGTATGGGAAATATAAAAATACATTTGCAAGCACACTTAGTGGTGCAGTGAAACGTAATAATTTCAACGCGCGCGTTCGTAAATACGATTCTGCACGCCAAGCTGCGTTAAGCAATAATAACATACCTGAAACAGTATATGACCAACTTGTCGAGACAGTAAATGATAACTTACATTTATTGCACCGTTATATTGATATTCGTAAACGTGCACTAGGTCTTGATGAACTGCATATGTACGATTTATATACACCACTTGTACCAGAAGTGAAAATGAATGTGAAATATGAAGAGGCACAAGAGATTCTGTTGAAATCTTTAAACGTCCTTGGTGATGAGTATGTTGAGATTTTGAAAGAAGCATATGAAAATCGCTGGGTAGATGTATATGAAAACAAAGGAAAACGAAGCGGTGCGTATTCATCTGGTGCATATGGAACAAATCCGTATATTTTAATGAACTGGCATGATAATGTAAATAATTTATTTACACTTGCACATGAGTTTGGTCATTCTGTGCATAGCTACTATACAAGAAAAACACAGCCACATGTATATGGTGACTATTCCATATTCGTTGCGGAAGTTGCATCAACTTGTAACGAAGCAATTTTAAATGATTACTTATTAAAAACGACAGAAGATAAGAAAGAACGTTTATATTTATTAAATCATTATTTAGAAGGATTCCGCGGAACTGTATTCCGTCAAACGATGTTTGCTGAATTTGAACATATCATTCATAAAAAGGTACAAGAAGGCCATGCAGTAACGCCAGATATGTTAACAGAGATTTACTATGATTTAAATAAAAGATACTTTGGCGATGCTTTAGTCATCGATAAAGAAATTGGCTTAGAGTGGTCTCGTATTCCGCACTTCTATTACAACTATTATGTTTATCAATATGCAACAGGATTTAGTGCGGCAACAGCTTTATCAAAGCAAATTTTAGAAGAAGGACAACCAGCAGTAGAACGTTATACTAACGAATTCTTAAAAGCTGGAAGCTCCGACTATCCAATTGAAGTATTGAAAAAAGCAGGAGTAGATATGGCATCACCAGAGCCTGTTAAAGAGGCATTACAAGTATTTGAAGAGAAGTTAAATGAATTAGAAGCGCTATTATTTGAAGGTAAATAA
- a CDS encoding globin, whose translation MNKQPMTPFEAIGGEQGIAALVDTFYSYVSKHPDLSPIFPDDLTETARKQKQFLTQYLGGPNLYTEEHGHPMLRARHLPFEITPKRAKAWLACMEQAMEDTGVQGQIREFVFERLALTAQHMVNTPNETGEA comes from the coding sequence ATGAACAAGCAACCGATGACACCATTTGAAGCAATTGGCGGTGAACAAGGCATTGCAGCATTAGTCGATACGTTTTATTCCTATGTCAGTAAACACCCTGACTTATCTCCCATCTTCCCAGACGATTTGACAGAAACAGCCAGGAAGCAGAAGCAATTTCTAACGCAGTATTTAGGTGGGCCGAATTTGTATACAGAGGAACATGGTCACCCTATGCTAAGAGCACGCCATCTCCCTTTTGAGATTACACCAAAGCGCGCGAAAGCCTGGTTAGCATGTATGGAGCAAGCAATGGAAGATACAGGAGTACAAGGGCAGATTCGAGAATTTGTTTTTGAACGTTTAGCATTAACTGCGCAGCATATGGTCAACACTCCAAACGAAACAGGTGAAGCGTAA